In the Microcebus murinus isolate Inina chromosome 14, M.murinus_Inina_mat1.0, whole genome shotgun sequence genome, one interval contains:
- the LOC142875601 gene encoding FXYD domain-containing ion transport regulator 4-like isoform X3: protein MARLTSALVLLAGLPALEAKDLFADKDDPFYYDWESLQLGGMIFGGLLFVAGIAMALSGKCKCKGNGKQGPLPEKATALITPGSASAC from the exons ATGGCGAGACTGACCTCGGCCCTTGTCCTGCTGGCAG GCCTGCCTGCCTTGGAAGCCAAGGACCTGTTTG CTGATAAAGATGATCCCTTCTACTATG ACTGGGAAAGCCTGCAGCTGGGCGGGATGATCTTCGGAGGGCTGCTGTTTGTTGCTGGGATCGCGATGGCCCTGA GTGGCAAGTGCAAGTGCAAGGGCAATGGGAAGCAGGG CCCCTTGCCTGAGAAAGCCACCGCACTCATCACTCCAG GCTCTGCCAGTGCCTGCTGA
- the LOC142875601 gene encoding FXYD domain-containing ion transport regulator 4-like isoform X2, producing MLHVLSRQAVRACPVAGETDMARLTSALVLLAGLPALEAKDLFADKDDPFYYDWESLQLGGMIFGGLLFVAGIAMALSGKCKCKGNGKQGPLPEKATALITPGSASAC from the exons ATGCTGCATGTACTTAGCAGACAGGCTGTGCGCG CCTGCCCTGTAGCTGGAGAGACTGACATGGCGAGACTGACCTCGGCCCTTGTCCTGCTGGCAG GCCTGCCTGCCTTGGAAGCCAAGGACCTGTTTG CTGATAAAGATGATCCCTTCTACTATG ACTGGGAAAGCCTGCAGCTGGGCGGGATGATCTTCGGAGGGCTGCTGTTTGTTGCTGGGATCGCGATGGCCCTGA GTGGCAAGTGCAAGTGCAAGGGCAATGGGAAGCAGGG CCCCTTGCCTGAGAAAGCCACCGCACTCATCACTCCAG GCTCTGCCAGTGCCTGCTGA
- the LOC142875601 gene encoding FXYD domain-containing ion transport regulator 4-like isoform X1: protein MSRTQSPQGQVNGVVGSSHLKEKGGTSHCTALPADGACPVAGETDMARLTSALVLLAGLPALEAKDLFADKDDPFYYDWESLQLGGMIFGGLLFVAGIAMALSGKCKCKGNGKQGPLPEKATALITPGSASAC, encoded by the exons ATGTCAAGGACTCAGTCACCCCAGGGACAAGTAAATGGGGTTGTGGGTAGTTCCCACctgaaggagaaaggaggaacGTCCCACTGCACTGCGTTACCAGCTGATGGAG CCTGCCCTGTAGCTGGAGAGACTGACATGGCGAGACTGACCTCGGCCCTTGTCCTGCTGGCAG GCCTGCCTGCCTTGGAAGCCAAGGACCTGTTTG CTGATAAAGATGATCCCTTCTACTATG ACTGGGAAAGCCTGCAGCTGGGCGGGATGATCTTCGGAGGGCTGCTGTTTGTTGCTGGGATCGCGATGGCCCTGA GTGGCAAGTGCAAGTGCAAGGGCAATGGGAAGCAGGG CCCCTTGCCTGAGAAAGCCACCGCACTCATCACTCCAG GCTCTGCCAGTGCCTGCTGA